Within Epilithonimonas zeae, the genomic segment ACTCGTCCGAACAAAGCATCTTTGTCCGAGCGAGTAAAGTGTCTTTATAAAATCAGCTAAAAAAATATTCAACTTCTTACACTTTCACACTCCCAAACTCTAAAACCCTCTCACACTCCAACTCAACACCAAACTCTGCCTAATTGTCAAAAAAACACAATTGGCAAAGGAATTGAAAAAACAACCCTGTAAAATTACCATAATGGAAGAAAACAAAGATATACACGAAGAAAGCCTGAATACAGAGACTACAAACACTGAAGCTACGGAAAACGTAAATCAGGAAAATGTGTCACAACAACCGACTGCCGAGGAACTTTTGGCAGAAGAAAAAGACAGATACATCCGTTTGTATGCAGAATTCGAAAACTATAAAAAAAGAACGCAGAAGGAAAAGAACGATTTCTACCTGTATGCCTCTAAAGATTTGATGACATCTATGCTTGGTGTTTTAGATGATTTTGAAAGAGCTATCAAAGAAATTTCCAAAAACGGAAACGAAGCTGAGTTAAAAGGCATCGAATTGATTTACCAAAAACTGAAAAGTAAATTGGTAGAAAAAGGCTTGAAGGTGATCCACGTAGAGCAAGGTGATGCTTTCAACGTAGATTTACACGAGGCTATTACATCTATTCCTGCGCCTTCAGAAGATTTGAAAGGGAAAATCGTCGACGTGATAGAAACGGGCTACGAACTACACGACAAAGTGATTCGATTTGCAAAAGTGGTTACAGGAAACTAAAATTTTTGGCTAGATGTCGGAAGCTGGATGATACCAACATCCATCATTCGACACCCATCATCCAACAATAAAAAATTATGAGCAAGCGAGATTATTACGAAGTTTTGGAGGTTTCCAAAAGTGCAAGTGCTGACGAAATAAAAAAAGCCTACCGAAAAATGGCTATCAAATATCACCCGGACAAAAATCCTGGTGACAAAACTGCTGAGGAGAAATTCAAGGAAGCGGCAGAAGCTTATGAAGTTCTGAGCGACGACAACAAAAAAGCAAGATACGACCAATACGGTCACGCAGGAATGGGTGGCGCTGCCGGCGGCGGCGGTTTCGGTGGATTTGGCGGCGGAATGAATATGGAGGATATCTTCAGTCAGTTCG encodes:
- a CDS encoding nucleotide exchange factor GrpE → MEENKDIHEESLNTETTNTEATENVNQENVSQQPTAEELLAEEKDRYIRLYAEFENYKKRTQKEKNDFYLYASKDLMTSMLGVLDDFERAIKEISKNGNEAELKGIELIYQKLKSKLVEKGLKVIHVEQGDAFNVDLHEAITSIPAPSEDLKGKIVDVIETGYELHDKVIRFAKVVTGN